In Arthrobacter sp. MN05-02, the genomic stretch CCCGGGCGGCGTCGACCAGTCCGTCGCACGCGTCGGTGTCCCCCGAGTAGGTGAGGACATGGGGGCGGAGGACGCCGCGCTCGTCCGTCTCCGCCACCTCCACCCGCAGCGCGTACGCCTCCTCGATCGGATGCAGGACCTGGTACGGCGTGATGGAGAAGGGACCGACGGTCACCGGGTCCCGATTCCGCCAGGGCTGGAAGTCGAAGTCCTCGTGCATGCCCGGATCGAGCTCGAGCCCGTAGGCGCTCGCCATCCGGTCGGCCGTCGCCGCGGGCCCCCAGACGGGGATGCGGGGCATGCCCCAGCCCGCCGGATCCCAGTGGACGGCGACGTGCAGTCCGCACAGGTCCATGCAGTGGTCCGGGTGGAGGTGCGAGAGGAACACCGCGTCGATCTCGCGCAGGTCCATGTACCGCTGCAGCGCACCGAGCGATCCGTTGCCGAGGTCGAGCAGGATCCGCCAGGTGCGGCCCTTCCACTCGGCGCTGAGGAGGTAGCAGGAGGCCGGTGACTGCGGGCCGGGGAAGGACCCGCTGCACCCCACGATGGTGAGTTTCATGCCCGGGGGAAGCCGGCGGCGGCGATCATCTCGGGCGTGATCCGGGCAAGGCTGCCGGTCGGGTACTGCGCGGCGACGTGGTCCACATGCTGCACGCTCAGCACCTCGGGGCCGAGGAACCGGCGCGCCAGCACCTCGAAGCTCCCGGCGTCGCCCGTCGCGATGAAGCGGTGCTCGGCCGGCGCCACGCTGTCCCGCTCGAGTCCGTGCGAGACCAGCGCACGGTAGACGTCCTTGGCCGTCTCCTCCGCGCT encodes the following:
- a CDS encoding MBL fold metallo-hydrolase, coding for MKLTIVGCSGSFPGPQSPASCYLLSAEWKGRTWRILLDLGNGSLGALQRYMDLREIDAVFLSHLHPDHCMDLCGLHVAVHWDPAGWGMPRIPVWGPAATADRMASAYGLELDPGMHEDFDFQPWRNRDPVTVGPFSITPYQVLHPIEEAYALRVEVAETDERGVLRPHVLTYSGDTDACDGLVDAARDADVFLCEAAFHEGRDDAITGVHLTGKRAGDVATRAAARRLLLTHLPVWNDANLAVSEARQSYDGHLAVAVAGVSYTV